From a region of the Dictyostelium discoideum AX4 chromosome 2 chromosome, whole genome shotgun sequence genome:
- a CDS encoding phosphoesterase, PA-phosphatase related-family protein yields the protein MENSGLLFNNDETIINKKIKKIIYENQYDKPLFYDIDLRKNNKKLIYLLDWFCVVVLLVIGSILLLKVPVRGRLFRLNDESISYPKLEEIIPLGLLIPLVTAVPFAMILLISIIFKRDINDFHHSLLGFLQSISVTILLTGSFKVFIGGLRPSFLEFCKPTKESIVAGNPPVGYGAIYYDRSICTESEFIVNDGLSAYPSGHSSIAASCFGFLALYLLARLKCFDNRGHIIIYLLIIGCLITAGLIGISRVADYRHTFLNVLAGWSIGLLISLSCYRLNFSSLFGRDNHISIHSHWLTYWDYHNNNNNSNSNNNNNNNNNNNNNNNNNNNNNNNKKDNINNNSTKTQNNFESYQSPNGIPLNELQN from the coding sequence atggaaaatagtggattactatttaataatgatgaaacaattataaataaaaaaatcaaaaaaataatttatgaaAATCAATATGATAAACCATTATTTtatgatattgatttaaggaaaaataataaaaaattaatttatttattagattGGTTTTGTGTAGTTGTTTTATTAGTTATTGGTTCTATATTACTTTTAAAAGTACCAGTAAGAGGAAGATTGTTTAGATTAAACGATGAATCAATATCGTATCCGAAACTAGAGGAAATCATACCCCTTGGCTTATTAATACCTCTTGTAACTGCCGTACCATTTGCAATGATACTActaatttcaattatatttaaaaggGATATAAACGATTTCCATCATTCACTATTAGGATTTCTTCAATCAATTTCAGTTACAATACTATTAACTGGATCATTTAAAGTGTTCATTGGAGGATTGAGACCTTCGTTTTTAGAATTTTGCAAACCTACTAAAGAATCAATCGTAGCAGGCAACCCACCTGTTGGGTATGGTGCAATCTATTATGATAGATCAATTTGCACAGAGAGTGAGTTTATTGTAAATGACGGTTTATCAGCTTACCCATCTGGTCATTCAAGTATTGCTGCGAGCTGTTTTGGTTTCTTGGCATTGTATTTATTGGCTAGATTAAAGTGTTTTGATAATAGAggtcatattattatttatttacttattATTGGTTGTTTAATTACTGCTGGGTTAATTGGTATTTCAAGAGTTGCCGATTATCGTCAcacttttttaaatgttttagcTGGTTGGTCAATCGGTTTATTAATTAGTTTATCATGTTATCGTTTAAATTTCTCTTCATTATTTGGTCGTGATAATCATATTTCAATTCATTCTCATTGGTTAACTTATTGGGattatcataataataataataatagtaatagtaataataataataataataataataataataataataataataataataataataataataataataataaaaaagataatattaataataactcaACTAAAACTCAAAACAATTTTGAAAGTTATCAATCACCGAATGGTATACCATTAAATGaacttcaaaattaa
- a CDS encoding hypothetical protein (Similar to Homo sapiens (Human). Myotubularin-related protein 2) — MAFIFFFYILYHLYIFRSLFLKKKKKKKKKKKKKKKSKIQHNLDLMSLNISNDSSDEDINKNNFENSDDEDVVYSDNEGEEHDIIEPPNFYENIEKEKQQHQDKIPTSSISPTSSISPTYNNSNNSNNNSNNNNNNNNKINDDYYLNLVRLIRPNRQSIQKSMNIIVNILPWINEPQDVFIVNQDIQIGDLTVFFKEKGSRLKLRELTNYSLHRIIKKQYTNINSTNSIQKKLLLSNDQPVKTYNLQSNESLELIPNYIVNANHYSTSPNSNSSNNNNNNNTNYNINNSTPKTLPRWFYKVIIPSIELEGILKDLNSHLTDNCNNNCINNNNNNSNNNNTNNTNNNNNNGILSSSPSNHNHNHNHHFLDGGGKRKPQFDPFQALSSRNTANIHDIIQNIKSNKLITIDSPKRALSTSNGASSSSNSSSNSNNIELQNNGNNWNFTIPSSIDLPEKHHQQGNWYQARRVYDVIQKIELEFPYVLDTRTIDSSIQPEDKWEARINSSDETFIKTLTMQDSLGSELSKQEYIEFSLRFENRTCLLIGIEYSFTIWLDPIQSFFTLSCSQNTTVRDAVYFILQYLFPLNSSSSSSSSNNNNNNNPLNNSKGGDYDVETFMTMIPYYGLYLQESKNTSTKLIPLQHKQSLLSCNPKLNESIFVFKKKKNLLSKSFDQLVLTKQKQQQQATTATSGSGSCSNGSNSSGNIGQLLDEDEGYNLTVLFPTKNTYRQFHFIPTRTVNETIKSILDVTAPPPPSSPILTSSSPSSPSPSPSSPSPSTTNSTISVSTTATNNTSDFISIASNCGSNEVSIEDFKFEYLPYTSSFHNNNNNNNNNLLQPSLPTSFSPILSTNGNELNNNNNNNNNNNNNNQNNNNNNNEHQLIQQQQRSNFIFDNQYEASRYCLYFQKNGSGVWMEGNRTLISYNLPNETVVDFKPPPSICKLSLIEGICHCVRLYCKSNVYTVTVGKYTTIPELEDLICRNIKTLTKRESEIFGLFLIKFDKTTGRRIEICLSSYLNFQELPNNNNNIYNNINNIDDSNNNNNSSLDNDNNSLWFGVDDYFEFKESTEANIDSVAAMAFASMKDPPLIPGEVLSIRREGSRVVNGNGSGNSNGSRNSNSGSSNSGGGGNDDSESTNNNNSNNNGGGSNGSNGSLTTMKQGIFMLTNYRLIFHALNRSSYSDLTKEDCEIPLTTISKCKNKDVNTIEIQCKDFKVVQFFCLDSNLWSTLRSTILQTNAITRTFAFKNFELYDKSFDVIYNCQEEFERLQFPRDKWRITTLNSDYSLCPTYPSQFIVPVNVSDEQLKKVSGFREKGRVPAICWIHRSHNSTITRCSQPRVGLARARCSEDEEYLNIITKSTNYTTNSPILYVMDSRPMANAKANALLGKGHENTSLYQNVELRFLGIGNIHVMRDSYRKLYNLVQNAESSNWLSQMDSTQWLDHIYQLINSSLMVVELVDKKGSSVLTHCSDGWDRTSQLVSLSQLLLDPFYRTIKGFEILIEKEWLSFGHLFQSRSAHFQTEHSDDEFSPIFLLFIDAVWQLTNLLPTTFQFNERFLIKILDSVYNCRYKQFLFNNEKDRLSYQKNYPNGLVSLWSVVNSNLEDHVNSFYIADPKPIYENFFMGDIQFWSNYYMRWNEKFKPKIQLDNNIIREIEKMLKQQQQQQLQQQYQQHLQQLQQQQQQQQQQQQQQQQQQQQQQQQQQQQQQQQQQQQQQQQQQQQQQQQQQQQQQQQQLQQHKK; from the exons atggcattcattttttttttttacattctATATCACCTGTATATTTTTCGa tcattgtttttgaaaaaaaaaaaaaaaaaaaaaaaaaaaaaaaaaaaaaaaaaaaaatca aaAATTCAACACAATCTTGATCT AATGTCACTCAATATTAGTAATGATAGCAGTGATgaagatataaataaaaataattttgaaaatagtGACGATGAAGATGTTGTATACAGTGATAATGAAGGTGAAGAACATGATATAATTGAACCACCAaatttttatgaaaatatagaaaaagagaaacaacaacatcaagaTAAAATAccaacatcatcaatatcaccaacatcatcaatatcaccaacatataataatagtaataacagtaataataatagtaataataataataataataataataaaataaatgatgattattatttaaatttagttaGATTAATTAGACCAAATCGTCAAAGTATACAAAAATCAATGAATATAATTGTGAATATATTACCATGGATTAATGAGCCACAAGATGTATTCATTGTGAATCAAGATATACAAATTGGTGATTTAACAGTTTTCTTTAAAGAAAAAGGATCAAGATTAAAACTCAGAGAATTAACAAATTATAGTTTACAtagaatcattaaaaaacaatatacaaatataaattcaacaaattcaattcaaaagaaattattattatcaaatgatcAACCTGTTAAAACTTATAATTTACAATCAAATGAATCATTAGAATTAATACCAAATTATATAGTTAATGCAAATCATTATAGTACAAGtccaaatagtaatagtagtaataataataataataataacacaaattataatattaataattcaacaccAAAAACATTACCAAGATGGTTTTATAAAGTAATTATACCATCAATTGAATTGGAGGgtatattaaaagatttaaattcacaTTTAActgataattgtaataataattgtataaataataataataataatagtaataataataacactaataacactaataataataataataatggtattttAAGTAGTTCACCATctaatcataatcataatcataatcatcacTTTTTAGATGGTGGAGGTAAAAGAAAGCCTCAATTTGACCCATTTCAAGCACTATCATCTAGAAATACCGCAAATATTCATgatataattcaaaatattaaatcaaataaattaataacaattgATAGTCCAAAAAGAGCTTTATCAACAAGTAATGGtgcttcttcttcttccaaTTCTTCTTCCAATTCTAATAATATagaattacaaaataatggtaataattggAATTTTACAATACCAagttcaattgatttaccagagaaacatcatcaacaaggTAATTGGTACCAAGCAAGAAGAGTTTATGATGTTATTCAAAAGATTGAATTAGAATTTCCATACGTTTTAGATACAAGAACAATTGATTCATCCATTCAACCAGAGGATAAATGGGAAGCTAGAATTAATTCATCAGATGAaacttttataaaaacattaACAATGCAAGATAGTTTAGGTTCAGAGTTAAGTAAACAAGAATacattgaattttcattacGTTTTGAAAATAGAActtgtttattaattggtaTAGAATATAGTTTCACAATTTGGTTAGATccaattcaatcatttttcACTTTATCTTGTTCACAAAATACAACTGTTAGAGATGCTGTTTATTTCATACTTCAATATCTTTTCccattaaattcatcatcatcatcatcatcatcaaataataataataataataacccattaaataatagtaaaggTGGTGATTATGATGTTGAAACTTTTATGACTATGATACCATATTATGGATTATATTTACAAGAATCTAAAAATACAAGTACAAAGTTAATACCATTACAACATAAACAATCATTATTGAGTTGTAATCcgaaattaaatgaatctaTATTCGTTtttaagaaaaagaagaatttattatcaaaatcatttgatcAATTAGTtttaacaaaacaaaaacaacaacaacaagcaacaacagcaacaagtggtagtggtagttgtagtaatggtagtaatagtagtggtaataTTGGTCAGTTAttagatgaagatgaaggaTATAATCTTACAGTACTTTTTCCAACTAAAAATACATATAGacaatttcatttcattCCAACTAGAACTGTTAATGAAACTATTAAATCCATTCTAGATGTAACTGCACCACCTCCACCTTCTTCACCAATTTTAACATCATcgtcaccatcatcaccatcaccatcaccatcatcaccatcaccttCAACAACTAATAGTACAATATCAGTATCAACAACTGCCACTAACAATACATCTGATTTTATATCAATTGCAAGTAATTGTGGTAGTAATGAAGTTTCAAttgaagattttaaatttgaatatttaccATACACTTCTTCATTccacaataataataataataataataataatttattacaaCCATCATTACCAACTTCTTTTTCACCAATTTTATCAACAAAtggtaatgaattaaataataataataataataataataataataataataataatcaaaataataataacaataataatgaacatcaattaattcaacaacaacaaagatcaaattttatatttgataATCAATATGAAGCATCAAgatattgtttatattttcaaaagaatGGATCAGGTGTTTGGATGGAAGGTAATAGAACATTGATATCCTATAATTTACCAAATGAAactgttgttgattttaaaCCACCACCttcaatttgtaaattatcaTTGATAGAGGGTATTTGTCATTGTGTAAGATTATATTGTAAATCAAATGTTTACACGGTTACAGTTGGTAAATATACAACCATACCAGAGTTGGAAGATTTAATATgtagaaatattaaaactttaacAAAGAGAGAATCGGAAATATTTGGTTTATtcttaattaaatttgataaaactaCTGGTAGAAGAATTGAAATTTGTTTATCttcttatttaaattttcaagaattacctaataataataataatatttataataatataaataatattgatgatagtaataataataataatagtagtttagataatgataataattcattatggtttggtgttgatgattattttgaatttaaagagaGTACAGAGGCAAATATTGATAGTGTTGCTGCAATGGCATTTGCATCAATGAAAGATCCACCTTTAATACCTGGTGAAGTTTTATCAATTAGAAGAGAAGGTTCAAGAGTTgtaaatggtaatggtagtgGTAACAGTAATGGTAGTAgaaatagtaatagtggtagtagtaatagtggtggtggtggtaatgatgatagtgaatcaacaaataataataatagtaataataatggtggtggtagtaatgGTAGTAATGGTAGTTTAACAACAATGAAACAAGGTATATTTATGTTAACAAATTATAGATTAATATTTCATGCATTGAATAGATCATCTTATTCAGATTTAACTAAAGAAGATTGTGAAATACCATTgacaacaatttcaaaatgtAAGAATAAAGATGTGAATACAATAGAGATACAAtgtaaagattttaaagtaGTACAATTCTTTTGTTTAGATAGTAATCTTTGGAGTACTCTAAGGTCGACCATACTTCAAACTAATGCAATCACAAGAACATTTGcttttaaaaactttgaaCTCTatgataaatcatttgatgtGATTTACAATTGTCAAGAGGAATTCGAGAGATTACAATTTCCAAGAGATAAATGGAGAATTACAACTTTGAATTCAGATTATTCATTATGCCCAACTTATCCATCACAATTTATAGTGCCAGTCAATGTTAGTGAtgaacaattgaaaaaggtATCAGGTTTTAGAGAAAAAGGTAGAGTGCCTGCAATTTGTTGGATTCATAGAAGTCATAATTCAACAATCACACGTTGTAGTCAACCTAGAGTTGGTTTAGCTAGAGCACGTTGTTCagaagatgaagaatatttaaatatcatCACAAAGAGTACAAATTATACCACAAATTCACCAATACTCTATGTAATGGATTCTCGTCCAATGGCAAATGCAAAGGCAAACGCTTTATTGGGTAAAGGTCATGAGAATACAAGTCTTTATCAAAATGTTGAATTACGATTCCTTGGCATTGGTAATATTCATGTTATGAGGGATTCCTATAGAAAGTTGTACAATCTAGTTCAAAATGCAGAATCGTCAAATTGGTTATCTCAAATGGATAGCACTCAATGGTTGGATCATAtctatcaattgataaactCCTCATTGATGGTGGTGGAATTGGTCGATAAAAAAGGCTCATCCGTTCTAACTCATTGTAGTGATGGGTGGGATAGAACCAGTCAATTGGTATCATTGTCTCAACTATTGCTAGACCCATTCTATCGTACTATAAAAGGATTCGAAATTTTAATCGAAAAAGAATGGTTAAGCTTTGGTCACCTTTTCCAATCTCGTTCTGCTCATTTCCAAACTGAACatagtgatgatgaattcTCTCCAAtctttttattgtttattgaTGCTGTTTGGCAATTAACCAATCTATTACCAACCACTTTTCAATTCAATGaaagatttttaattaagATATTGGATTCAGTTTATAATTGTCGTTATAAACAGTTCCTTttcaataatgaaaaagatagATTATCCTATCAAAAGAATTATCCAAATGGTTTAGTTTCGCTTTGGTCTGTAGTCAATTCAAACCTAGAAGATCATGTCAATAGCTTTTACATTGCAGATCCAAAACCAATCTATGAGAATTTCTTTATGGGTGATATTCAATTTTGGTCAAATTACTATATGCGATGGAACgaaaaatttaaaccaaaaattcaattggataataatataattagagaaattgaaaaaatgttaaaacaacaacaacaacaacaattacaacaacaatatcaacaacatttacaacaattacaacaacaacaacaacaacaacaacaacaacaacaacaacaacaacaacaacaacaacaacaacaacaacaacaacaacaacaacaacaacaacaacaacaacaacaacaacaacaacaacaacaacaacaacaacaacaacaacaacaacaacaacaacaacaacaacaattacaacaacataaaaaataa